In Trichoderma breve strain T069 chromosome 4, whole genome shotgun sequence, the following proteins share a genomic window:
- a CDS encoding platelet-activating factor acetylhydrolase, isoform II domain-containing protein, which yields MSSSKSKSAPLISSKPVSDSDDDSELELDSVLEQEQEEQNQEQQREHDSVSLPDSPLLVPAQTQPKWLRPPRWFRLDRSSRWTLWWRRSLASFADLVRPRRSWRYAAFVLVSVYALLCLVRGVPLLASPLPAYSGPYHVGAVDVEVALEKPRLVSETVFRDTGRPAFEHKTTLFTVYYPVDKSVKEHRRRHDWIARPISLTAAGYAKFAHVDNFIVRPIFTFALWAIAGGITIPAKVDAPLLGATDAEPFPVMVFSHGDASSRTDYTHFVGELASRGYVVAAIEHRDGSCPGSLMRIKGQDDKKLLTFREAELLSDPPMDAARYKREQLAFRDAEILETINILRAINSGKGDDIFSRNSRLEGSHLGDWAGRLDFGNLTIGGHSFGATGALQALKHAPSEINPAVGGIILDPGKASGPLNAVIDVPLLIVHSNTWSKQSSVFYGRPHFDTVKELALSVLNRIPSHSSWFLTSIGTSHPSVSDAPLIEPLLLSWTTGATLNTKEALREYVRVTDDFWHFLRTGEMRGVLAEKVTHEEYGTWISEERKDEFPKAMARLWEVHVSPVSYEDDSDDDVKQ from the exons atgtcttcttccaaaTCAAAATCCGCCcccctcatctcctccaagcCCGTCTCCGACTCGGATGACGACTccgagctggagcttgaCTCGGTCCtagaacaagaacaagaagagcagaaCCAGGAACAGCAACGGGAACACGACTCCGTCTCACTGCCCGACTCGCCACTGCTCGTCCCGGCCCAGACGCAGCCGAAATGGCTTCGTCCCCCGCGATGGTTCCGTCTCGACCGGAGCAGCCGGTGGACGCTCTGGTGGCGCCGCTCTCTCGCCTCATTTGCTGACCTGGTGCGCCCTCGCCGGAGCTGGCGGTACGCAGCCTTTGTGCTCGTGTCCGTGTACGCCCTGCTGTGTCTCGTGCGTGGCGTGCCGCTGCTGGCCTCGCCGCTGCCGGCATACTCGGGCCCTTACCATGTCGGCGCCGTGGACGTCGAGGTTGCCCTTGAGAAGCCGCGGCTGGTGTCCGAGACCGTCTTCAGAGACACCGGCCGGCCGGCGTTTGAGCACAAGACGACGCTCTTCACCGTCTACTATCCCGTCGACAAGAGTGTCAAGGAGCACCGGCGCAGACATGACTGGATTGCCAGGCCAATCAGCCTGACGGCGGCTGGTTACGCAAAGTTCGCCCATGTCGACAATTTCATCGTACGGCCGATATTCACCTTTGCGCTGTGGGCGATTGCGGGCGGCATCACGATTCCCGCAAAGGTCGATGCGCCGCTGCTTGGGGCGACAGATGCCGAGCCGTTCCCCGTCATGGTCTTTTCTCACGGCGATGCCAGCTCCCGGACCGACTACACTCACTTTGTCGGCGAGCTGGCCAGTCGTGGATACGTCGTCGCAGCTATAGAGCACCGAGACGGGAGCTGTCCCGGGTCTCTTATGAGGATCAAGGGACAGGACGACAAGAAACTCCTCACCTTTAGAGAAGCAGAGCTGCTATCCGATCCTCCCATGGACGCCGCCAGATACAAGCGTGAACAGCTCGCCTTCCGAGATGCCGAAATCCTGGAGACGATCAACATCCTGCGCGCCATCAACAGTGGCAAAGGcgacgacatcttcagccgCAACTCCCGTCTTGAAGGCTCCCACCTTGGCGACTGGGCTGGCCGCCTCGACTTTGGCAACCTCACCATCGGTGGCCACTCGTTTGGTGCCACCGGCGCTCTCCAGGCCCTGAAGCACGCCCCCTCGGAGATCAACCCTGCTGTCGGGGGCATCATCCTCGACCCAGGCAAGGCCAGCGGCCCTCTCAACGCCGTCATCGATGTGCCCCTCCTCATCGTCCACTCAAACACCTGGTCCAAGCAAAGCAGCGTCTTCTATGGCCGCCCGCACTTTGACACCGTCAAGGAGCTCGCCCTCAGCGTCTTGAACCGCATCCCCAGCCACTCGTCCTGGTTCCTCACCAGCATCGGCACCTCTCACCCCAGTGTCTCCGATGCGCCCTTGATCGAGCCCCTGCTGCTCAGCTGGACTACCGGCGCGAcgctcaacaccaaggagGCCCTGCGGGAGTACGTCCGCGTGACGGACGACTTTTGGCACTTTTTGCGCAC GGGTGAGATGAGGGGTGTCCTGGCTGAGAAGGTGACGCATGAAGAATACGGCACTTGGATCAGCGAGGAGCGCAAGGACGAGTTTCCAAAGGCCATGGCTCGGCTCTGGGAAGTTCACGTCAGCCCCGTATCCTACGAAGACGAtagcgatgatgatgttaAACAGTGA
- a CDS encoding protein kinase domain-containing protein — protein sequence MEDIPMNDLLFWSVLEFTFSNRSTDSEFVMTCHQHRFVVRLTVNQFVASPQLREKYLIFLDVAEQFELGGYTVDDFYDWVAEPMLPIFRELSSSDNIGSTLDEFLFPETHVHELFVDGDKMVAEEQQEAEDIPQGFGVSFPEDTDFTPWPTFTQSETRRIFLNDGTAAYMELMDPGNKSSLLHEISTYRKIHDAHLDKTLRISRLIGLVQARDDEEVIIYGLLLTYIDCDHMTLFCAVQPETPANLRTRWATQVGDTLAQLHEAGIVWGDAKPENVLVDQHDDAWIIEFGGGYMEGWVEQGLAGTREGDLQALGRITEFIHATEEPTNI from the exons ATGGAGGATATACCCATGAACGACCTGCTATTCTGGAGTGTCCTGGAATTCACATTCAGCAACCGCTCCACAGACTCCGAATTCGTAATGACGTGTCACCAGCACCGCTTCGTCGTTCGTCTCACCGTGAACCAATTCGTCGCTTCACCGCAGCTAAGAGAGAAATACCTCATTTTCCTGGATGTTGCTGAACAGTTTGAGTTGGGTGGGTATACCGTGGACGACTTTTACGATTGGGTTGCCGAGCCAATGCTGCCTATCTTTAGAGAATTATCGTCAAGTGATAATATCGGATCGACGTTGGAtgagtttctttttccagAGACGCATGTTCATGAGTTATTCGTGGATGGCGACAAGATGGTAGCTGAAgaacaacaagaagctgaggatATCCCACAAGGCTTTGGAGTCTCTTTTCCAGAGGACACGGATTTCACGCCGTGGCCAACATTCACACAGTCAGAAACTCGGAGAA TCTTTTTAAACGACGGAACCGCTGCGTATATGGAGCTCATGGACCCAGGAAATAAATCCAGCTTACTTCATGAAATCTCAACGTACCGCAAAATCCACGACGCCCATCTCGACAAAACCCTCCGAATCTCCCGTCTCATCGGTCTCGTCCAAGCCAGagatgacgaagaggtgATAATATACGGCCTGCTACTCACGTACATCGACTGCGACCACATGACGCTCTTCTGTGCCGTGCAACCAGAAACACCCGCGAACTTGCGGACCCGATGGGCCACTCAGGTAGGCGATACTCTTGCTCAACTACACGAAGCAGGAATTGTTTGGGGCGATGCAAAGCCTGAAAATGTCTTGGTTGACCAGCATGACGATGCATGGATCATTGAGTTTGGCGGAGGGTATATGGAGGGCTGGGTTGAGCAAGGATTGGCGGGGACGAGGGAAGGCGATTTACAGGCTCTGGGCAGGATAACTGAGTTTATACATGCTACGGAAGAACCCACAAACATCTAG